In Carassius carassius chromosome 46, fCarCar2.1, whole genome shotgun sequence, the following proteins share a genomic window:
- the LOC132129755 gene encoding myosin-7-like isoform X2 produces the protein MEAFGNAKTLRNDNSSRFGKFIRIHFGPTGKLASADIGIYLLEKSRVIFQQAGERSYHIYYQILSHRKPELQDMLLVSSNPFDYHFCSQGVTTVDHLDDGDELLATDHAMDTLGFTPEEKYGCYKIVGAIMHFGNMRFKVKQREEQAEADGTESADKASYLMGISSADLIKGLLHPRVKVGNEYIVRGQTVEQVTYAVGALAKSTYDRMFKWLVSRINKTLYTALPRQFFIGVLDIAGFEIFEFNNFEQMCINFTNEKLQQYFNHHMFILEQEEYKTEGIEWTFIDFGLDLQACIDLIEKPLGILSILEEECMFPKATESSFKAKLYDNHFGKSPNFLKPRPDKKRKYETHFELVHYAGVVPYNINGWLDKNRDPLNETVVGIFQRSSNKLMASLYENFISVDSEAKPGSKEKRRKGASFQTVSQLHKDNLNKLMANLRSTQPHFVRCIIPNETKTPGMMEPFLVLHQLRCNGVLEGIRICRKGFPNRILYAEFKQRYRILNPLAIPEDTYVDSRKAVEKLLGSLDIDHTQYKFGHSKVFFKAGLLGQLEDMRDERLSEILTLLQAFCRGKLMKMERRRMMKEKEALMVIQWNIRAFYAVKNWPWMCLFFKIKPLLRSAATEKELATLKEEFQKLKEALERSEVKRKEFEERQISLVQEKNDLSLQLQAEQDNLADAEDRCNLLIKAKIQMEGKIKELMERLEDEEEVNATLLAKKRKLEDECIELKKDLDDLEITLAKVEKEKHATENKVKNLLEEMAALDETILRLTKEKKALQDAHQQALEDLQNEENKVNMLSKTKIKLEQQVDDLEGSLVQEKKVRMDLERVKRKLEGDLKISMESSMDLENNKQQLEERLKKKDLEMVHIGAKIEEEQALVIQLQKRIKELQTRIEELEEELEAERAARSKSDKQRAEVSKELEELSELLEEAGGATTAQIEMNKKREADFLKLRRDLEEASLHHETTMAMLRRKHADTVAELGEQLDNLQRVKQKLEKEKAEIRMESEDLASNLEHFSRAKATTEKMCRMYEDQLNESKTKAEELQRQLMDVTSQKARAQTESAEVSRRLEEREVLVMQLQRTKSALSQTMEELKKQLEEECKAKNSLAHAVQSSRHDCELLREQFEEEQEAKSELQRALSKANTEIAQWRTKYETDAIQRTDELEDAKKKLVARLQSSEEAVEASNAKCASLEKTKHRLQTEIEDLMVDLERSNAVAVALDKKQRNFDKVLSEWRQKFEETQAELESSQKESRSLSTELFKLKNSYEEALDQLETIKRENKNLQEEITDLTDQISHGNKTIHELEQMKKVLDHEKSGIQAALEEVEGTLEHEESKTIRIQLELSQTRTEIEKKLAEKDEEIDNLRRNHQRTLDTMQTTLDAEIRARNEAVRVKKKMEGDMNEMEIHLNHANRQAAESQKMARNLQLQIKDLQLELDESVHQCEDLKEQVTVTERRNTLLTAELEELRRVMEQTDRIRKVAEHELLESTERVNLLHAQNTVVLNHKKKLESDLSTLSGEVDDALQECRNADEKAKKAITDAAMMAEELKKEQDTSSHLERMKRNMEQTVKDLQIRLDEAEQTALKGGKKQIQKLEIRVRELEGELECEQKKSGEIQKVVRKYERRIKELTYQTEEDRKTLLRMQDLIDKLQAKVKGFKRQTEDAEEQANCNMSQFKRIQHELDEAEERADIAESQVNKLRVRSRETHVVKIVE, from the exons GTGCGGACAAAGCCTCCTATCTCATGGGGATCAGTTCAGCTGACCTCATAAAGGGACTGCTTCACCCCAGAGTGAAAGTGGGCAATGAGTACATTGTAAGAGGACAGACAGTTGAACAG GTGACCTATGCAGTTGGTGCTTTAGCCAAATCCACATATGACCGCATGTTTAAATGGCTGGTGAGCAGAATTAATAAAACCCTGTACACAGCCCTCCCTCGTCAGTTCTTTATAGGAGTGCTGGACATAGCAGGCTTTGAGATCTTTGAG TTCAACAACTTTGAGCAAATGTGCATCAACTTCACCAATGAGAAACTGCAACAGTATTTCAACCATCACATGTTCATCCTAGAGCAGGAAGAGTACAAGACCGAAGGCATAGAGTGGACTTTCATAGACTTCGGATTAGACCTGCAGGCCTGCATTGACCTCATTGAGAAG CCATTGGGTATACTGTCTATTCTGGAGGAGGAGTGCATGTTCCCTAAAGCCACAGAGAGCAGCTTCAAAGCTAAACTCTATGATAATCACTTTGGCAAGTCTCCAAACTTCCTGAAACCGAGGCCAGACAAAAAGCGAAAATATGAGACTCACTTTGAGCTGGTGCACTATGCCGGAGTG GTCCCATACAACATCAATGGATGGCTGGACAAAAACAGAGATCCTCTGAATGAAACTGTGGTGGGGATCTTCCAGAGGTCGTCTAATAAGCTAATGGCAAGCCTCTATGAGAACTTCATCAGCGTAGATTCAG AAGCAAAGCCAGGGAGCAAAGAGAAGAGAAGGAAAGGAGCATCTTTTCAAACAGTGTCCCAGCTGCATAAG GATAATCTAAACAAGCTGATGGCTAATTTGAGAAGCACTCAACCTCATTTTGTGAGATGCATTATCCCTAATGAGACAAAGACTCCAG GGATGATGGAGCCATTTCTTGTTCTGCACCAGCTTCGCTGCAATGGAGTCCTGGAAGGCATTCGTATTTGCAGGAAGGGATTCCCCAATCGCATTCTTTATGCGGAGTTCAAACAGCG TTACCGTATCCTGAACCCTTTGGCCATCCCAGAGGACACATACGTGGACAGCAGGAAAGCTGTAGAAAAGTTGCTTGGGTCTCTGGATATCGACCACACCCAGTACAAGTTTGGCCACAGCAAG GTTTTCTTTAAGGCGGGACTTCTTGGCCAGCTGGAAGACATGAGGGACGAACGGCTATCTGAGATTCTCACcttgctgcaggccttctgcagGGGCAAACTCATGAAGATGGAGCGCAGGAGGATGATGAAAGAGAA GGAAGCTCTGATGGTCATTCAGTGGAACATCCGTGCCTTTTACGCTGTCAAGAACTGGCCGTGGATGTGTCTGTTCTTCAAGATCAAACCCCTGCTGAGGAGCGCAGCTACAGAGAAGGAGCTGGCTACACTGAAGGAGGAGTTCCAGAAGCTAAAGGAGGCTCTCGAGAGGTCTGAGGTGAAGAGGAAAGAGTTTGAGGAGAGACAGATCTCTTTGGTGCAAGAGAAAAATGACCTCTCCCTGCAGCTTCAGGCG GAGCAGGATAACCTTGCAGATGCTGAGGACCGCTGTAACCTGCTGATCAAGGCTAAGATCCAGATGGAGGGGAAAATTAAGGAGCTGATGGAGAGGCTTGAGGACGAAGAAGAGGTTAATGCCACTCTCCTGGCCAAGAAACGCAAACTTGAGGATGAGTGTATTGAGCTGAAGAAAGACCTTGATGACCTTGAGATTACTTTGGCCAAGGTGGAGAAGGAAAAACATGCCACTGAGAACAAG GTGAAAAACTTGTTGGAGGAAATGGCTGCATTGGATGAAACCATCCTCAGGCTGACAAAAGAGAAGAAAGCCCTGCAGGATGCTCATCAGCAGGCTCTGGAAGACCTGCAGAATGAAGAAAACAAAGTGAACATGCTGTCCAAGACCAAGATCAAACTTGAGCAGCAGGTGGATGAT TTAGAGGGCTCTTTGGTCCAAGAGAAGAAAGTGCGTATGGATCTGGAGCGAGTGAAGCGGAAGCTTGAGGGAGATCTAAAGATTTCCATGGAGTCATCCATGGATTTGGAGAACAACAAACAGCAGCTAGAGGAAAGACTGAAAAA GAAAGACCTTGAAATGGTTCACATAGGTGCAAAGATTGAAGAGGAGCAAGCATTGGTTATTCAGCTGCAGAAGAGAATAAAAGAATTACAG ACACGTATAGAAGAGCTTGAGGAGGAACTTGAGGCTGAAAGAGCAGCTCGATCAAAATCAGACAAGCAGCGTGCTGAAGTGTCAAAGGAACTAGAAGAGTTAAGTGAACTTCTGGAGGAAGCAGGAGGTGCTACCACTGCCCAGATCGAGATGAACAAGAAGCGGGAGGCTGATTTCTTAAAGCTGCGGAGAGATCTGGAAGAAGCCTCACTGCATCATGAAACTACTATGGCCATGTTGAGAAGAAAGCATGCAGACACTGTGGCTGAGTTGGGGGAGCAACTGGACAACCTACAGAGGGTCAAGCAGAAGCTGGAGAAGGAAAAGGCAGAAATCAGAATGGAGTCTGAAGATCTGGCATCGAACCTTGAACATTTCTCCAGAGCCAAA GCCACGACAGAGAAAATGTGCCGGATGTATGAAGACCAGCTGAATGAGTCTAAAACCAAGGCAGAGGAACTCCAGAGGCAGCTAATGGATGTCACCTCTCAAAAAGCACGGGCCCAGACAGAGAGCG CTGAGGTCAGTCGCAGGCTGGAAGAGAGAGAAGTTCTGGTTATGCAGCTGCAGCGGACAAAGAGTGCTCTCAGCCAGACCATGGAAGAGCTGAAGAAACAGCTAGAAGAGGAATGCAAA GCAAAGAACAGTTTAGCTCATGCAGTACAGTCATCCAGGCATGATTGTGAACTTTTGAGAGAGCAGTTTGAGGAGGAGCAGGAGGCCAAATCCGAGTTGCAGCGTGCTTTGTCTAAAGCCAACACTGAGATTGCACAGTGGAGGACAAAATATGAGACAGATGCCATTCAGAGGACAGATGAACTAGAGGACGCCAA GAAGAAGCTGGTTGCACGGCTCCAAAGTTCTGAGGAGGCAGTGGAAGCCTCCAATGCCAAATGTGCCTCACTGGAGAAGACCAAGCACCGTCTGCAGACTGAGATCGAGGACTTGATGGTTGATTTGGAACGCTCTAATGCTGTGGCTGTTGCATTGGACAAAAAGCAACGCAATTTTGATAAG GTGCTCTCTGAATGGAGGCAGAAGTTTGAGGAGACACAGGCCGAGCTGGAAAGCTCTCAGAAAGAGTCCCGTAGTCTCAGCACAGAGCTCTTCAAGCTCAAAAACTCCTATGAAGAAGCCCTTGACCAGCTGGAGACAATCAAAAGGGAGAACAAGAACTTGCAAG AGGAAATTACTGACTTGACTGATCAGATTAGTCATGGCAACAAGACCATCCATGAGCTTGAACAGATGAAGAAGGTGTTGGACCATGAGAAGAGCGGCATCCAAGCAGCactggaggaggtggag GGCACTCTGGAGCATGAAGAAAGCAAGACCATACGCATCCAGCTGGAGCTCAGCCAGACAAGAACTGAAATTGAAAAGAAACTGGCAGAGAAAGATGAAGAGATTGATAATCTCCG TCGAAACCATCAGCGGACTCTGGACACCATGCAGACCACACTGGATGCAGAGATCAGGGCACGTAATGAGGCAGTCAGGGTTAAGAAAAAGATGGAGGGAGATATGAATGAGATGGAGATCCATCTGAACCATGCAAACAGACAAGCTGCTGAGTCTCAGAAAATGGCACGCAACCTACAGCTTCAAATTAAG GACCTGCAGTTAGAGTTAGATGAGTCTGTACATCAGTGTGAGGACCTGAAGGAGCAGGTGACGGTCACAGAAAGAAGAAACACCCTGCTAACAGCAGAGTTGGAGGAGCTGCGTCGAGTGATGGAGCAAACAGACCGTATACGTAAAGTCGCTGAGCACGAGCTTCTGGAGTCCACTGAGAGAGTGAACCTGCTGCACGCTCAG AACACGGTAGTGTTGAACCACAAGAAGAAGTTAGAGAGTGATCTGTCCACACTGTCCGGTGAGGTGGATGATGCTCTGCAGGAGTGTCGCAATGCTGATGAGAAGGCCAAGAAGGCCATAACTGAT GCAGCCATGATGGCAGAGGAACTGAAGAAGGAGCAGGACACCAGCAGCCACCTGGAGAGGATGAAGAGGAACATGGAGCAGACGGTCAAAGACCTGCAGATACGTCTGGATGAGGCCGAGCAGACTGCTCTCAAGGGTGGAAAGAAGCAGATTCAGAAACTGGAGATtcgg GTGCGAGAGCTAGAGGGAGAGCTGGAGTGTGAGCAGAAGAAGAGTGGAGAAATTCAAAAAGTGGTACGAAAATATGAGAGGAGGATTAAAGAGCTCACTTACCAG ACAGAGGAAGACAGGAAAACTCTCCTGAGGATGCAGGACCTGATTGACAAACTACAGGCAAAAGTAAAGGGCTTTAAGAGACAAACCGAGGATGCA GAGGAGCAGGCCAACTGCAATATGTCTCAGTTCAAGAGGATCCAGCATGAGCTGGATGAAGCTGAGGAGAGGGCAGATATAGCCGAATCTCAGGTCAACAAGCTGCGGGTGCGCAGCCGAGAGACTCATGTGGTCAAG ATCGTGGAGTGA